The Nerophis ophidion isolate RoL-2023_Sa linkage group LG09, RoL_Noph_v1.0, whole genome shotgun sequence genome contains a region encoding:
- the ap3m1 gene encoding AP-3 complex subunit mu-1 codes for MIHSLFLINHTGDIFLEKHWKSVIHRSVCDYFFEAKEKALVPENVPPILQTPHHYLISIYRGKLFFLSVIQTEVPPLFVIEFLHRVADTLQDYFGECSEGVIKDNLVTVYEILEEMLDNGFPLATESNVLKEMIRPPTILRSVVNTLTGGSNVGDMLPTGQLSSIPWRRAGVKYTNNEAYFDVIEEIDAILDKSGSTVFAEIQGVIEACVKLSGMPDLNLSFMNPRLLDDVSFHPCVRFKRWESERVLSFIPPDGNFTLMTYHVSSQNLVAIPVYVKQNISFLETGSCGRLDITIGPKQTMGKTVEGLMVTIHMPKAVLSVNLTATQGNYTYDVATKVLVWDIGKLNPQKLPNLRGSLSVQAGAPKPEDNPSLNIDMKIQQLAISGLKVNRLDMYGEKYKPFKGVKYLTKAGKFQVRT; via the exons ATGATCCACAGTCTGTTCCTGATTAACCACACGGGAGACATCTTCCTGGAGAAACACTGGAAGAGTGTCATCCACAGGAGCGTGTGCGACTACTTCTTCGAAGCTAAAGAGAAGGCCTTGGTTCCCGAAAATGTACCTCCTATCCTGCAGACCCCACATCACTATCTCATCAGTATATACAGAGGAAAGCTCTTCTTCCTGTCTGTCATCCAGACCGAAGTGCCTCCGCTGTTTGTCATTGAATTCCTGCACAGAGTCGCAGACACACTTCAG GACTACTTTGGAGAATGCTCCGAAGGGGTCATCAAAGACAACCTGGTGACTGTTTACGAGATTTTGGAAGAGATGCTCGACAACGGCTTTCCCCTGGCGACAGAGTCCAACGTCCTTAAGGAGATGATTAGGCCTCCCACCATCCTTAGATCAGTTGTCAATACATTGACAG GGGGGAGCAATGTGGGAGATATGTTACCAACAGGTCAACTGTCTAGTATTCCCTGGAGGCGGGCTGGTGTTAAATACACGAACAATGAAGCATACTTCGATGTGATTGAGGAAATAGATGCTATTTTGGACAAATCAG GTTCCACAGTATTTGCAGAGATTCAGGGTGTGATAGAAGCCTGCGTGAAACTCTCAGGAATGCCTGACCTTAACCTGTCTTTCATG AACCCGCGTCTTCTCGACGACGTCAGCTTTCACCCGTGTGTGCGGTTTAAGCGCTGGGAGTCGGAGCGTGTCCTCTCTTTCATCCCGCCCGACGGGAACTTCACCCTCATGACTTATCATGTCAGCTCTCAGAA TCTGGTGGCCATTCCTGTGTACGTGAAGCAGAACATCAGTTTCTTGGAGACCGGCTCCTGCGGTCGTCTGGACATCACAATAGGACCCAAGCAGACCATGGGGAAGACTGTAGAGGGCTTAATGGTGACCATCCACATGCCGAAAGCTGTGCTGAGTGTGAACCTCACAGCCACGCAGGGAAACTACACGTATGACGTCGCCACAAAG GTGTTGGTCTGGGACATCGGGAAGCTGAACCCGCAGAAGCTCCCTAACTTGCGAGGGAGCCTGAGCGTGCAGGCGGGAGCGCCGAAACCTGAGGACAACCCTTCGCTCAACATCGACATGAAGATACAGCAGCTGGCCATATCTG GCCTGAAGGTGAACCGTCTGGACATGTACGGAGAGAAGTACAAACCCTTTAAAGGGGTCAAGTATCTAACGAAAGCTGGGAAATTCCAAGTGCGCACCTGA
- the adka gene encoding adenosine kinase isoform X1, translating to MASEEPKAKKAKLSQGEKADSLAKSSPVKLSPNSLFGMGNPLLDICAVVDKDFLDKYTLKPNDQILAEDKHKAMFEELVNKFKAEYHAGGATQNSIKIAQWMIQEPHNVGTFFGCIGKDKFGDILKKKAEEAHVDAHYYVQDVEPTGTCAACITGANRSLVANLAAANCYKKEKHLDLEENWKLVESAKVYYIAGFFLTVSLESMLKVAKHASEKNKLFCLNLSAPFICQFFKDHLMQLLPYVDVLFGNETEAAAFAKEQGFETKDIKEIAKKAQALPKVNTKRQRIVVFTQGKEETVMALGEKIETFPVLVIDPKDIVDTNGAGDAFVGGFLSELVRDKPMDRCVRAAHYAANVIIRRSGCTFPEKPDFV from the exons ATGGCCTCCGAGGAACCTAAAGCGAAGAAAGCCAAACTTTCGCAAGGAGAAAAGGCGGACTCTTTGGCTAAATCATCTCCTGTAAAACTAAG CCCTAATTCACTCTTTGGGATGGGGAATCCCTTGCTGGACATCTGTGCTGTGGTGGACAAGGACTTCTTGGACAA ATACACACTGAAGCCCAATGATCAAATCCTGGCAGAGGACAAGCACAAAGCCAT GTTTGAAGAGCTGGTAAACAAGTTCAAAGCAGAGTACCACGCTGGGGGAGCCACACAAAACTCCATAAAGATCGCTCAG TGGATGATCCAGGAGCCTCATAATGTGGGCACCTTCTTTGGCTGCATTGGCAAAGACAAGTTTGGAGATATCCTGAAGAAGAAGGCAGAGGAGGCCCATGTTGATGCCCACTACTACGTGCAAGACGTAGAGCCTACGGGAACTTGTGCAGCGTGCATCACCGGAGCGAATCG GTCACTGGTGGCTAACTTGGCTGCTGCTAACTGTTATAAAAAGGAGAAACATTTGGATCTGGAGGAGAATTGGAAGTTGGTGGAAAGCGCTAAAGTTTACTACATCGCT GGTTTCTTCCTCACCGTGTCTTTGGAGTCCATGCTGAAAGTGGCCAAGCACGCGTCGGAAAAGAACAAACTGTTCTGCCTCAATCTGTCTGCACCTTTCATCTGCCAGTTCTTCAAGGACCACCTCATGCAGCTCCTGCCTTACGTGGACGTGCTCTTCGGCAACGAGACG GAGGCAGCTGCATTCGCCAAAGAGCAAGGTTTTGAG ACCAAAGACATCAAGGAGATTGCCAAGAAAGCGCAGGCTCTTCCCAAAGTCAACACAAAGAGACAAAGGATTGTTGTCTTCACTCAGGGGAAGGAGGAGACTGTGATGGCTCTCG GTGAGAAAATTGAGACTTTCCCAGTGTTGGTAATCGATCCCAAAGACATCGTCGACACAAACGGTGCCGGTGACGCTTTCGTCGGAG GTTTTTTGTCCGAGCTGGTCCGAGACAAACCGATGGACCGATGCGTGAGAGCGGCTCATTACGCTGCCAACGTCATCATCAGACGATCAGGTTGCACGT
- the adka gene encoding adenosine kinase isoform X2 yields the protein MSALSPNSLFGMGNPLLDICAVVDKDFLDKYTLKPNDQILAEDKHKAMFEELVNKFKAEYHAGGATQNSIKIAQWMIQEPHNVGTFFGCIGKDKFGDILKKKAEEAHVDAHYYVQDVEPTGTCAACITGANRSLVANLAAANCYKKEKHLDLEENWKLVESAKVYYIAGFFLTVSLESMLKVAKHASEKNKLFCLNLSAPFICQFFKDHLMQLLPYVDVLFGNETEAAAFAKEQGFETKDIKEIAKKAQALPKVNTKRQRIVVFTQGKEETVMALGEKIETFPVLVIDPKDIVDTNGAGDAFVGGFLSELVRDKPMDRCVRAAHYAANVIIRRSGCTFPEKPDFV from the exons ATGTCTGCATTGAG CCCTAATTCACTCTTTGGGATGGGGAATCCCTTGCTGGACATCTGTGCTGTGGTGGACAAGGACTTCTTGGACAA ATACACACTGAAGCCCAATGATCAAATCCTGGCAGAGGACAAGCACAAAGCCAT GTTTGAAGAGCTGGTAAACAAGTTCAAAGCAGAGTACCACGCTGGGGGAGCCACACAAAACTCCATAAAGATCGCTCAG TGGATGATCCAGGAGCCTCATAATGTGGGCACCTTCTTTGGCTGCATTGGCAAAGACAAGTTTGGAGATATCCTGAAGAAGAAGGCAGAGGAGGCCCATGTTGATGCCCACTACTACGTGCAAGACGTAGAGCCTACGGGAACTTGTGCAGCGTGCATCACCGGAGCGAATCG GTCACTGGTGGCTAACTTGGCTGCTGCTAACTGTTATAAAAAGGAGAAACATTTGGATCTGGAGGAGAATTGGAAGTTGGTGGAAAGCGCTAAAGTTTACTACATCGCT GGTTTCTTCCTCACCGTGTCTTTGGAGTCCATGCTGAAAGTGGCCAAGCACGCGTCGGAAAAGAACAAACTGTTCTGCCTCAATCTGTCTGCACCTTTCATCTGCCAGTTCTTCAAGGACCACCTCATGCAGCTCCTGCCTTACGTGGACGTGCTCTTCGGCAACGAGACG GAGGCAGCTGCATTCGCCAAAGAGCAAGGTTTTGAG ACCAAAGACATCAAGGAGATTGCCAAGAAAGCGCAGGCTCTTCCCAAAGTCAACACAAAGAGACAAAGGATTGTTGTCTTCACTCAGGGGAAGGAGGAGACTGTGATGGCTCTCG GTGAGAAAATTGAGACTTTCCCAGTGTTGGTAATCGATCCCAAAGACATCGTCGACACAAACGGTGCCGGTGACGCTTTCGTCGGAG GTTTTTTGTCCGAGCTGGTCCGAGACAAACCGATGGACCGATGCGTGAGAGCGGCTCATTACGCTGCCAACGTCATCATCAGACGATCAGGTTGCACGT